The following proteins come from a genomic window of Dongia rigui:
- a CDS encoding universal stress protein has product MAIKRILCAVDGSKITGHVADCAVELAEATEAKLTFLTVNVVPTRARRTHYWDAETMNAAAAQASKQLAAAVKCAKARKFDNYDCVVANGSAVADAIVSYAAKNKADHIVMGTNTTNELARLFLGSVATAVVSHASAPVTIVK; this is encoded by the coding sequence ATGGCGATCAAAAGAATTCTGTGTGCGGTTGACGGGTCGAAGATCACCGGGCATGTCGCGGATTGCGCGGTGGAGTTGGCCGAGGCGACGGAGGCGAAGCTCACTTTCCTCACCGTCAATGTCGTGCCGACCCGGGCGCGCCGCACGCATTACTGGGATGCCGAGACGATGAATGCGGCAGCGGCCCAGGCCAGCAAGCAGCTGGCCGCCGCCGTGAAATGCGCCAAGGCCAGGAAGTTCGACAACTATGATTGCGTCGTGGCGAATGGCAGCGCGGTCGCCGATGCCATCGTCTCCTACGCGGCCAAGAACAAGGCCGACCACATCGTGATGGGCACCAACACCACCAACGAATTGGCACGCCTGTTCTTAGGCTCAGTCGCGACCGCGGTCGTCAGCCATGCCTCGGCACCCGTTACGATCGTGAAGTGA